The region TGGTTGGAAGTGATCAGCAGTGACTAAACAGGGGCTCCTCGGCCTGGAACAATGTTTCGGCAAGTGCCATtatcaaaacgttggctccaggctaAGGCTTCCCTTGTTCTTCCACTGTTGATCATGATGTAATGTAATTTTTCATTTGTAATGTCCAAACACAGTCCCcatgaagaaaaaataaagcaacatGTTCACCTTCTTTATGCCCATGGTGAGTACATTTGTACTAGGAAGATACAATTAATCTTATTTGAGTTAGAACTTAAGAGGCAAGAATTTGCATTCCGTTACAATGGGAGCATATCTGATTCAGGGAAGGGCAGCCGACCTGCAGTATGTGGAGGCTGCTGCCAGGAGCATAGCTGAGAAGGCCACTACGCCAAAGATTGTTGTCGAGAAAAGCACGGTCCCAGTCAAGGCTGCAGAGAGCATTAGCCGTATCCTCAAGGCCAACATCATTCAGGGAGCTAACTTCCAGGTAAGTCTAATAACACACAGATTTGTTGGAAATAACTGGTTTCAAAATAGAGATGTGTTAAGAAGCTTTAAATCTGTGTTGCAGTCTAGTCTAATGTTGTTTAAAACTTGTCAGGTGAGGGTACATTGATTCTGATAAAAGCTGTGTTGTACCTATGGATGTACAGGTTTACACTCATGTTGGTACAGTGAAACCTCATTACTACAAACACACATGAACAAACTTTTTTAACAAGCTTTTGTGAAATGTGAAACAGTTTGATAACCTACATTTCAATCGCACGTTGCTCACAACTAAATGGATGGCACGTTAGCATCTCTTGCTCTCGCCTCTTGGACGGCTTGGACTGGTCCGTTAGCGATTATGAAACTGTGATATCAAAACATAAATTCTCTCTTTTCTGTCAAAACTAGCCTCAACTAAAATGCCTTGCAATATTTAAAAACACAAAAAGATTTTCCTCTAATTTTAATTGCTTCCCTTGTTCTTCCACTGTTGATCATGTGATGTAATGTAATTTTTCATTTGTAATgtccaaacacagttccacatgaaaaaataaagcaaacatGTTCACCTTTATTTAGGCCATGGAGAGTACATTCTACAAGGAAGATACAATTAAATCATATTTGAGTTGGAACTTAAGAGGCAAGAATTTGCATTCCGTTACAATGGGGGCATTAACTTAGCATTAATAAATTCTATATTATTTTCAAATGCTTGTGTAAAACTAATTTGCGATCAGCTGTTCCGCGACCAGGCAGGAACAATTCCTGATTCATGGCAGGTTTAATTGAACATAAAACACATCAGGGCAATGCCTAGGTGTTTTCGAAAAACAACAGAACCCAAACAAATAAAAAGCTGCATGCTTTACTCATCTCTCTTTATTAAAGGGTGCTTTCGACAGCCTTTGGCATCCCAAAGTATTCGTTTCTCAATTCTGAGAAATGCCCTATACACCTTTGTCAGTTAATAAAATCTTTTCTTGAACACCGAACTGTGATTTAACGCTCTAGCGTCTGCGAAGCGTAAGCTAGACCTTCAGTTGGAAGTCCTGAAGGCGCTATGAAATATTTATTTATAGACTTGACTGCCAAGGGCCAACCGATTCaagagcatcaagtatggcatcatgagcaacatcGTCACACAATCTATGTGGAACATGCCAAGTTTTCGGCATATCCATCTGCACTGCCTGAAGAGCAAACGAGGTACTCATGTTATGTGGATGAGCAAAAGTCACCATTAGCAGAGAAAAATGATGCTTCCCATACTTCTCCAATAGCCATGCCAGTACATCTACCTGAATTCGCAAGCCTGAGCAGATGTTGTCTGCTCAGGGTACTGTTGGTAGTTCATTTCAGGGGCAGTGCGGCATGTAATTTGAGTAGTAGTAGCAATAGTGCGGCTAAAAGTCCATCGCTTATATTTCTCGACATTTGATTGAAATTtgagaaaattttaaaaatatggagagtatctcacttttttttttgtcgcacccATAGAAAAGCGTGTAAACAATGGGAATGCGCCCGCCACGTCATCTGTCTTACTGCGGTGAGAACTGCATTTTCTCTTCGCCAAATCCTGACGCGTGCAATGTTGCAGTCGGGCTGATTCCCCTcttaaatatttctttctttgtggTTTGAGGCCATTAAGTAATGCATATGCGTGCCTGGACCAGAGGACAAGTCCGAATAACCTGTTTTTCTGAATTAATGAGGGTCAAATTAATGTAGTTTTACTGTATCTTATGGGCACCACGTGCAATCGCTGTCAGACCCGAACAACGAAGACACATTGTAGTGGCTTAACATAACGAACACAGACTTCAAGAAGCAGCGTTGAATGCTTTGAAAGCAAGACACAATAAGGTAGTGCCCATTGAGGCAGCCGAACCAGAAATCTCCAACACCTTCCTCATTAGAAACAAAATGGTGCTTAAGACGTGCTGGTTTAAgtatcatattttttttttttgcgtataacCTGCACCAAGAGTTTATAAATTTAACAGTAAAGTTGGGTGTGGGTTATTTCACGTTGATGTGTGGCTTTAGGCAGCGTGGTGTGCATTGCCATGAAGACACACCTAAAGCAGTCTTCTGTCATTTAAAGTTTCGTGATCTGAATCCCACCCTTTCCTCATCCCTGCGTGTTGAAGCTGCTTTTCTCCCCTCCTTCATGGTCACCCATTCTCCTCCTCTTTGGGTCGCCATGTTGGGTTAGTAGAAAAGaacttgctgttgggctagttggtaacatTTAAAAGTTCAAATAGGCACActcgcaacacacacacacacacacaacacaccacacacacacccacaacaCACACAGCAGAAACACTTGATACGTCCCCGACACACAGCACTCTTGTATTCACGATACAAGTGCTGTGTGTGGGGGATGTATCTAGTGCGTCTGTTGTGTGGGGTGTATGCGTGGCACGTGGAAAAGTGGTGCATCTGCGAATGGAGACTGTTTTTTTGGACTTGAGCAttgtatgcagttatttctgCATGGTATAAGCGCagatcttttctttttctttcgggCTGTTGCAATTGTTATAATTTTACTGTGTAACCCACCAACGCATGTAACCCGTGTTATAAGCAATGATGGGTTATACAGTGAGAGCTCGATATAACGACTTCAGAGGACCGCAACAAAttgttcgttattctgaaaggtTGGTATActgaaagccccaaaattaaccatttCGGCCATCAACCTATCAGTTTTCACCGTATGAGCTTCCCCGAAAACGTCGATGTTGGCTCTCAGCCCACGCTGTTGCTATTTCCATAGATTCTGCCACACATACCACTGCTGCACCGTATATATAGAGTGGTGCGCcttctgacattttttttctctggcgCCGTCTCAGGTTTTCCATACCTATGTGCTGTGGCATCTGTCTTCTGCGCCTTGTCTGCTGGCTTACTGTCCGGCTGCCGTAAAGGAAACATGAAAATCTAAGAATACCTAGATTTCGAAATATAGTTCGTAGTAGTGAGGAgttgttaacatgacacggaaGCTTATAACATCGTTATTCTGAAAAATTCAGTATTCTAAGTTTGCAGTCCtgaatatttttacattgaaactgtAAGCAGTCAGCAAGGGATTTCcgaaaagtttgttaatgtggtgttcgtagcaacgaggtttcactgtatgtGGAAAATATGGTGTGATGGTGATTGCACAAGTTAGCGGCATGCTAAATGTTCATTCCATTCGCAGGTTCTTTCAAACCCTGAATTTCTAGCCGAGGCTCAGCTGTTGCGGACTTACTTGACCCAGACCGCATCCTCATTGGGGGAGAGCAGACACCCGAAGGCCAGGCAGCTATTCAAGAGCTGTGTTCTGTGTACAAGCACTGGATTCCTGAAGATCGTATCATCACCATGAACACCTGGTCTTCAGAGCTTTCCAAATGGTAAGCCTGCCTCGAGACTCAAGTCACATTTTCAACGGGACTAGGAAGAATTTGTGCCGAAATGTTGATATTCTGCATGACTAGTTCTGATTTCTTTAGTAATTAGTGTTCATTCTTTCGTAGACAGCTAGCACAGGCTGCAGTGGCTCAGTGGCCATGCTGTTCACTATTGGGTTCCAGANNNNNNNNNNNNNNNNNNNNNNNNNNNNNNNNNNNNNNNNNNNNNNNNNNNNNNNNNNNNNNNNNNNNNNNNNNNNNNNNNNNNNNNNNNNNNNNNNNNNCACACAATTCGTATTCACCACGGCAAataaaacttgcagttacatttaagTGACCTTGCAAGAAAGTATGACTTTGACAGGTATGTCCATTCCCTTCTCAGTGTTATGAGTCACTGACCAGAAGCATTCATTTTTCGACAGCAATTGCAGTGTGATGCTAAAGAACAGGTGAATCATAATTGTAGAAAggtgagtgcacttgccagctgtgatgaaacataaattacatacaacatGAATAATTAGCTCTGCAATCTCACAGCACCCAGAACGTGTTACACTTAAAACTTATTCTGCTCACTTGGAACGAAAACTAGAGGAAACCAATCACCGGCGTGGTGCAATGATGAtggccattttcatttgtgaaactatgcaacttgcagagtgactagtttggtgctctgaaaaaagaccacattgtagttgtaccttagcatcactgtgccgaaatgaaaatatcacagtgcaaacactatgcggtaacacttcataatgagtgcagtaagctacaaaacatagtgaagcatataaatatcacagtacaaaacccatacacagaaatcgacaactacttgtaatgattccagtgtcttcgaaatgtgtaaataaaagaaagcacgctggcgttgcagctggattagtataatagaaagaggaaaatactacgatacaaaaatgggtgcacgcattacacctttcgtccaaaaaatcctcctgcattactcatacaaggcaacaatgaaacttaaacagtaaaactcaaaatgaagcaacaataagtgcataaaatgaaagtgaagatataaaactcaaagaacaataaataaacaagataaattgaactcataaaacaataaatgactaaaatgaaattgaataggtgaaaataaacaataaattaattCCTCCTTTCTTGTTGCAGGTGGCCAGCTACGACTAGTGCCAGGGAGCGCACCTTCTCCAGTATGCCCTCCTGAGCCGCTGCCGTCCTCTCTGCCGCGATGGCGAGCCGGGTGATGGATTGTTCGATCCTTCGCAGCACCTGAAATGAATAATTGTGGTGGAATTGTTCATatgagttgctgattactcgcaaccagctcatcgctggaagctgttgttgtcaagaattgcaacgtgcacaacaattgcccacctccctcgctgtagccactgtagTGTCTATCCTcctaacacatcacatatcctatggcaatgccatccaaaactaccccccttacccaaaccttctaccccttcctccgagtggctgaccgccgcaaccacccttcacgaccaacgattccttggggacttcatcggcctagcgctgaagcatgccgcaagcgacgccctggactcggggcactgatgcattttttatcacagaataaaaaaaagtgatttctctctctctctctgttgaagaGCCACTGGCCTGATGGCATCCTTTGGCAGTGTCACGCGTCATGTACAAGCTATGCCCTCTTCGTTTGGGCAGACAAGGACCTGTTGGAACTACTTTTCAGTCATCTACTCAAATTCATCTCTTACCACCAAACAACCCTTTTCAGGGCCAACCAACCTTTTGCCCGGCTGTTGATCGTTGGCAAGATAGGATACCGAGTCCTTAATACAGcgcatatttcttatttacatcaaAAGTTGGCTTGTTTTCCAGATTCATGATTCACTTATGATAACAGAGCATAAATAATATTTATGTCCTTCACGTAAAATGACACCGAAGGATCTACCAACCTAAAGCTTCCGACgctattttcctgttcaccaacagtgtcgcgttctgctaaaggtaccacttacagataatggcaaactctaagtcggcaccgttcaggaacgcatgatattacgccggcagtgtgcttacctcttggtagggtaggtcggtgacgccacggaagcggaccgcgcccgtcagctggagcactcggccccggaagccgggtgcgcgaccccctccagtgcttctgaaaatacacacCAATGTCGAAGGACAAATCGCCCGGACCATTCGACGGTCACTCACATTTGCTCTTGGGCTATAGCGGTAGCATCGCGGCGGGCCTCGTAGACCTGCTGCTTCCTCCACTGGTCGACCGTTTTCACAACGGGCCCTTCCGCGTTCAGCAcgtcggccagctgctgccacagccgtcGTCGGTCGACAAGGCTGAAGCCCGGCCCCAGCTCGCTGGATCTTAAAGCCAGCTGGAGATGCGGCTCCATAAAAGCGAGCACCGTCTCCCGCTGGCCCTCGGAAACGCGCGGTCCCATAACGGGTGCAGAAGCCGGCACGTTTTCCTACATGGCTCTCCGCACGTAACGGCTCGACCGAACCAACCGCTTCAAAACTCGCGCCGTTTGAATTTTAATAGTGGTGGagacatgcatacaagcattgcttgaaacggggtagtggatagcgccaccactaaacgtttcgcaaaattgcgacaccacctagcgccatttcaagacaTTAACCGCAATAATTTGTTTAACTCGTTCCGCATTCCAAACTGAATCTTTGAAAAGCAACACCAACACATTTTGCTACTCATTCATAATAGCCAGATATTTCTCAACATGTTAGAAACGCTTCTAAGTATGTTATACGGTCCCCAAGCAGACGTCAAAAGCGTGACGCAGGCGTCCACTTCGCTCATTGGCTCTTTGCTTCCTCTCgtcctcgcgaacatggcggaccgcctatttcgtgacgtaaagaacgaaccgcctccgttccattttggaacgcgtacaaaatcgcgCCCCTGAATGCCGTGGTACATTTTTTAGAGTTTTTGATATCACCACTCAGCCAAATATACTATTTTAGCTAGAAACAACGACGTTTTATTTTACAATTACCATAACGTCATTTAGAGTTCATTGCATTACAACACCTATTGGTCGGAGCGGGTAGCGGGACGACGAGCGTTCGAGGCGTGAAGACGCACCCGCCGAGATGCTGATCATGTAATCCGAATGCATCGTTAATAAATCAAGTTGTTTTTGGTCATCGATCGTGCCATCATATGCGTCAACCACTGACATGGTACGATAACAGCCCACGCGCGCAAGTTATGGTTCTTTAGGGCTCCGAAAGATGAACACCAAAGGCTTCCTCATATTGGCAAAGCCTTCctacgaaacacaaaacgtcttgaaaacttctcggaacggctacaaacggctatagatgTCTTGATCTACGCGacgacgttaaacagatgttgttggaaacattatgtagcaggaagcacggttaattaaatatatgctattgtgtttcagctgtggtaacagcccacctctggcgtcaccggagtataccttggtgaacgccttgagagcgtataactcaagaactttttagatgtttttgtcggaaaatgtgcgacatgcttgggcgtgcgcgtgaaagtgaaaaatatttaaaatgcgcgtgcccgacgcgcagcgttacattccgtgcgactttaacaagctacatgcaatccgttaacgtcgcatcatatagcctttcgctgctttccccctttgggtgaacaagcagaaaaagcctgcggggttatttgattcctttccgattttttcactcggtcagtctgtcacgacagtcaaagtttagaaaaaagaaagaaaacggccgggcgcacacgtgcgcgcccgttcagcgtccttatcagagccgtgccttccgTTCCCTTTGCGCGAACAAGCAGTGAATAAGctggaattgcgataccagctatcgtcaccaaccGCACCAGtggggcgcgctgaagtttccgcgatcgattcaaagggccgtgctcatgctcgcaagcgttcgctcgccaatgctcatgcttctcttccgaagtcttttgctcacgttcaagccttgaccagcgcctgcagatacggtgcagttccttacggtatacgtatacgtttacctgctacaacttgcacgccacttttgttttggcgggcccgtgcgggcgcgaagtttagactcgaatatatttgcatgcactgTATGTAGGAGAAGGTTCTTTTGTGACCTGGGAGGTAAAgccggagtttcacataattggttgaatgattacagaaattctagctgcgtgtggcctttaagatggtagcagcgtgctgcattgcgtagtataccgggactttgctctcttggcttctcctctgtgtagcttccagcacgctagcaggcaggaaaatagtcttgctttggtgtggtaacttcacttatagttggaggattggaaaactttttgcggcatgagattcgtgagacgacgtcctttaatatagtgaggccattctatgattagttaagtgtttagggtccctttaggaagagaatggttttattgacatgtggtacaataccgcagggatattgtaagagacactcggaaggagcagttgccggccttaaATGTccggctaagcccacctgttgctacaactcaccaacaccactacttaaataaaagtagcatagTCTTGTAAGAGATGTGTTTGCAAACCAtataactgctaatgacctactgcaagtcgtgtgtggatcaaaccatttgccagttttaatttcactctacagtagctttttcatatcatatctgcaacataattctgaacgtcgtcgtacagcataagattttgagtgaaagtattgcttaaatttagaaagtaaatgtgaccgtggtaaaacaacggcacatatgttgctatttgaaataccgaatcacacatctttattgtaaatcaagtgtcgcttactcacttttttcttcgcCGTTGTATTACAGAGTGAACTTCTGTGGAcagccagcggtatccaagagggaagggacctggattgctgtggttactgcagctacgtcttattttcggtggtcaccttttctactgtattaaaaaaatttgtaaaataattctgcatgtcctttaatttattagtcaataaagccgctttctcacaaggtcaggtaatttttttctgcacttgttatgctcatttgctttggatgtgtattgcacatttgatatatgtaaaacaattttatgcaagtgattataaataatataatgtaatgcttcaatttaattttcatttCTATATAGTAacgtgtactatgaagctagcatacggatgcatggtatgcggaagaagtggccaataattttccttaccacgtcactgtagaatgacaatctataaatgctgctttaaagacagctataaaagcctgcatattgtttctgaagccattatacgttatgatttcggaaacaatatgcaggcttttatagcttaatcaagaattttgttagacgtcACCAGAATTATGTTATAATTTGTAACGGAATTCTGGGaatgtctaataaaattcttaacttgttcttgtcaagatgttttataaaagcctgcataatgtttccaaagtcattattac is a window of Dermacentor silvarum isolate Dsil-2018 chromosome 4, BIME_Dsil_1.4, whole genome shotgun sequence DNA encoding:
- the LOC125944670 gene encoding uncharacterized protein LOC125944670, yielding MGPRVSEGQRETVLAFMEPHLQLALRSSELGPGFSLVDRRRLWQQLADVLNAEGPVVKTVDQWRKQQVYEARRDATAIAQEQISTGGGRAPGFRGRVLQLTGAVRFRGVTDLPYQEVLRRIEQSITRLAIAAERTAAAQEGILEKVRSLALVVAGHLQQERRN